One stretch of Candidatus Obscuribacterales bacterium DNA includes these proteins:
- a CDS encoding DUF6653 family protein: MVARTISTLFAMDERTWRGHANPWCFWTRLSTIPLLFLAIWSRVWLGWDALWLAAVALGWIWVNARLFPPPKSTRNWMSKGVFGERVWINRSQVPIPPHHHVLPQILTAVAALGMGLGFWGLWQLDLPLTLVGTLLIFVGKLWFFDRMVWLYEDMKDATPEYQSWLY; the protein is encoded by the coding sequence ATGGTGGCTCGGACAATCTCAACCCTGTTTGCTATGGATGAGCGCACCTGGCGTGGCCACGCCAACCCCTGGTGCTTTTGGACTCGACTTTCAACCATTCCCTTGCTGTTCTTGGCTATTTGGAGTCGAGTTTGGCTGGGCTGGGATGCTCTCTGGCTGGCCGCCGTCGCCCTGGGTTGGATATGGGTCAATGCCCGACTGTTTCCGCCGCCCAAGTCAACCCGCAACTGGATGTCTAAGGGCGTGTTTGGCGAACGGGTGTGGATTAACCGCTCTCAAGTCCCGATTCCGCCCCATCACCACGTTTTGCCCCAGATTTTAACGGCGGTTGCGGCCCTCGGTATGGGGCTGGGCTTTTGGGGGCTGTGGCAGCTCGATCTGCCCCTGACCCTAGTGGGCACGCTGCTGATTTTTGTTGGCAAACTTTGGTTTTTTGACCGCATGGTGTGGCTTTACGAAGACATGAAAGATGCCACCCCCGAGTACCAAAGCTGGCTCTATTGA